A genomic region of Streptomyces sp. NBC_00247 contains the following coding sequences:
- a CDS encoding cytochrome P450 family protein, which produces MHTNHGDVVAAAPATPSEPAAGPAARCPFRLDPAGTDIQGEAARIRAGGSATRIELPEGVPAWAVADPAVITRLLTSPAVSKDAAQHWPAWIDGEVGPDWSLALWVSIRSMFTAYGPAHTRLRKLVSGAFTAHRTKALAPVVSRIAEELLDEIEALPEGEPVDLRARYAGPLPARLICELFGVTLASRDRLCTLFDALFSTATPAEEVRVHAGELYGILHELVAVKRETPGDDLTSALVAIQREQLATGAPDPLEDQELLDTLVHFLSAGYETTINLIDHAVHALLTHPEQLDLIRTGKAEWADAVEETLRWEPAAANLMLRYAVEDLDLGDVVVPKGDALVMAVAGAGRDEGVHGPDAGLFDLTRATRRDHLAFGYGVHHCIGAPLARMEGATALSALFARFPGLHLAVPSSSLRPVRSFISNGHQELPVLRHGPAAE; this is translated from the coding sequence ATGCACACGAACCACGGCGACGTCGTCGCCGCCGCCCCCGCCACCCCCTCCGAGCCCGCCGCCGGCCCCGCCGCGCGCTGCCCGTTCCGGCTCGACCCGGCAGGTACCGACATCCAGGGCGAGGCCGCCCGCATCCGCGCGGGCGGCTCGGCCACCCGGATCGAACTGCCGGAGGGCGTCCCTGCCTGGGCCGTCGCCGACCCGGCGGTCATCACCCGGCTGCTCACCTCCCCGGCCGTCTCCAAGGACGCCGCCCAGCACTGGCCCGCCTGGATCGACGGCGAGGTCGGGCCCGACTGGTCACTGGCCCTGTGGGTCTCCATACGCAGCATGTTCACGGCGTACGGCCCCGCCCACACCCGGCTGCGCAAGCTCGTCTCCGGCGCCTTCACCGCCCACCGCACCAAGGCCCTCGCACCCGTCGTCTCCCGGATCGCGGAGGAACTGCTCGACGAGATCGAGGCGTTGCCCGAGGGCGAACCGGTGGACCTGCGCGCCCGGTACGCCGGACCGCTGCCCGCGCGCCTGATCTGCGAACTGTTCGGCGTGACCCTGGCCAGCCGCGACCGGCTCTGCACCCTGTTCGACGCCCTGTTCAGCACGGCGACCCCGGCCGAGGAGGTCCGCGTCCACGCCGGGGAGCTGTACGGCATCCTCCACGAACTCGTCGCCGTCAAGCGGGAGACCCCCGGCGACGACCTCACCAGCGCCCTGGTCGCCATCCAGCGCGAGCAACTCGCCACCGGCGCACCGGACCCCCTGGAGGACCAGGAACTCCTCGACACCCTCGTCCACTTCCTGTCGGCCGGGTACGAGACCACCATCAACCTGATCGACCACGCCGTCCACGCGCTGCTCACCCACCCCGAGCAGCTCGACCTGATCCGCACCGGCAAGGCCGAGTGGGCCGACGCGGTCGAGGAGACCCTGCGCTGGGAGCCGGCCGCCGCGAACCTCATGCTCCGGTACGCCGTCGAGGACCTCGACCTCGGCGACGTGGTCGTGCCGAAGGGCGACGCCCTCGTGATGGCCGTCGCCGGGGCGGGCCGCGACGAGGGCGTGCACGGACCGGACGCCGGCCTGTTCGACCTGACCCGGGCCACCCGCCGCGACCACCTGGCCTTCGGGTACGGCGTCCACCACTGCATCGGGGCGCCCCTCGCCAGGATGGAGGGCGCGACGGCCCTCTCCGCGCTCTTCGCCCGGTTCCCCGGACTCCACCTCGCCGTACCGTCGTCGTCCCTGCGCCCCGTGAGGTCCTTCATCTCCAACGGCCACCAGGAACTCCCCGTCCTGCGGCACGGGCCCGCGGCCGAGTAG
- a CDS encoding ScbA/BarX family gamma-butyrolactone biosynthesis protein, which produces MHHIVKHHHTPSVPVPGRGVPGTAPAVRPADAHRVQPDDVLIRGRHRLAENAYALDIDWAGRHVFFGPALGSVHHHMLIAQTLRQIGLGLAHTEFGISSAHQFLMSGMSYAADPRRATDRSPVRAEAVCTWTGRNAIRIAITLEQHGTVFVTSESGFSWVSERVYQRLRGSFLSARPGVMPSPVAAAVAGRSAADEVVLGASDHPDRWVLIADTGNPALMDHPVDHVPGLVIMEASQQAAHAVVAGAGARSWRPLTTDMVTSRYVEFDAPCWIDAREVSTAGTPLGGVPGGIAVEVTGTQRGEVAFRSVVGGVAGPVVVPE; this is translated from the coding sequence ATGCACCACATCGTGAAACACCACCACACCCCGTCCGTCCCGGTGCCCGGAAGGGGAGTACCCGGCACCGCGCCCGCGGTCCGCCCTGCGGACGCCCACCGCGTCCAGCCGGACGACGTGCTGATCCGCGGCCGTCACCGACTGGCCGAGAACGCCTACGCGCTCGACATCGACTGGGCCGGGCGGCACGTCTTCTTCGGACCCGCACTCGGCAGTGTGCACCACCACATGCTGATCGCGCAGACACTGCGGCAGATCGGACTCGGACTCGCGCACACGGAGTTCGGGATCAGTTCCGCGCACCAGTTCCTGATGAGCGGCATGTCCTACGCGGCCGATCCCCGTCGCGCGACGGACCGGTCGCCGGTCCGCGCCGAGGCGGTCTGCACCTGGACGGGGCGCAACGCCATCCGGATAGCGATCACCCTGGAGCAGCACGGAACCGTCTTCGTCACGAGCGAGTCCGGATTCTCCTGGGTGTCGGAGCGGGTCTACCAGCGGCTGCGTGGTTCGTTCCTCTCCGCACGGCCCGGGGTCATGCCGTCGCCGGTCGCGGCGGCGGTGGCCGGTCGGAGCGCGGCGGACGAGGTCGTGCTCGGCGCTTCGGACCACCCGGACCGCTGGGTACTGATCGCCGACACCGGGAATCCGGCGCTGATGGACCACCCGGTCGACCACGTGCCCGGGCTCGTGATCATGGAGGCGAGCCAGCAGGCCGCGCACGCCGTCGTCGCGGGCGCGGGCGCCCGGTCGTGGCGCCCGCTCACCACGGACATGGTCACGTCCCGGTACGTCGAGTTCGACGCACCGTGCTGGATCGACGCACGCGAAGTCTCCACGGCCGGGACGCCCTTGGGGGGAGTTCCGGGCGGGATCGCGGTGGAGGTGACCGGAACCCAGCGCGGGGAGGTCGCGTTCCGCAGCGTGGTGGGGGGAGTGGCCGGGCCCGTCGTCGTCCCGGAGTGA
- a CDS encoding zinc-ribbon domain-containing protein has product MIIFGTRGYLYQLAVLTMVCGWCGNPAAHTLRKRVTKFTLFFVPLFPISVKYATQCTFCGGEQKIAKEQAEALLAQHAAGPDGANPFGQAGQAGQPAQAPQHGNAPGQNPYNS; this is encoded by the coding sequence ATGATCATTTTCGGTACGCGGGGCTACCTCTACCAGCTGGCCGTCCTGACGATGGTGTGCGGCTGGTGCGGGAACCCCGCCGCGCACACCCTCCGCAAGCGGGTCACCAAGTTCACCCTGTTCTTCGTCCCGCTCTTCCCGATCTCCGTCAAGTACGCGACGCAGTGCACCTTCTGCGGCGGAGAGCAGAAGATAGCCAAGGAGCAGGCGGAAGCCCTGCTGGCCCAGCACGCGGCGGGCCCCGACGGTGCCAACCCGTTCGGCCAGGCCGGCCAGGCAGGTCAGCCCGCCCAGGCCCCGCAGCACGGCAACGCCCCGGGCCAGAACCCCTACAACAGCTGA
- the glyA gene encoding serine hydroxymethyltransferase, with product MTAPAPVLETATRPALAASDPELAGLIDAEERLQADTLRMIASENYVSAAVLEASGTVLQNKYSEGYPGRRYYEGQQVVDQVETLAVERAKAVFGMAHANVQPYSGSPANLAVYLAFCAPGDTVLGMGLPMGGHLTHGWDVSATGTWFRGVRYGVRRDTGRIDLDEVRDLALAERPKVIFCGGTAVPRTIDFAGFAEIARETGAVLVADIAHIAGLVAGGAHPSPAPYADVVSTTTHKTLRGPRGAMLLSTAEHARALDRAVFPGLQGGPHNQTTAAIAVALGEAARPEFSGYAHQVVANARLLGEELAGRGFDLVSGGTDNHLLLIDLTNKDVPGKTAAKALDRAGIVVNHNSVPYDTRKPFDPSGIRIGTPALTTRGIPASAMADVAAWIDTVVAAARTGDEAVVARVRAEVKELTDAHPAPGLPLA from the coding sequence GTGACCGCACCCGCACCCGTTCTGGAAACCGCCACCCGACCGGCGCTCGCCGCCTCCGATCCCGAACTCGCCGGGCTGATCGACGCGGAGGAGCGGCTGCAGGCCGACACCCTGCGGATGATCGCCAGCGAGAACTACGTCTCCGCCGCCGTGCTGGAGGCTTCCGGCACCGTTCTCCAGAACAAGTACTCCGAGGGCTATCCCGGCCGCCGCTACTACGAGGGCCAGCAGGTCGTCGACCAGGTCGAGACACTGGCCGTGGAGCGCGCCAAGGCCGTCTTCGGCATGGCGCACGCCAACGTGCAGCCGTACTCGGGTTCCCCCGCCAACCTCGCCGTCTACCTGGCGTTCTGCGCACCCGGCGACACCGTCCTCGGCATGGGCCTGCCGATGGGCGGCCACCTCACCCACGGCTGGGACGTCTCCGCCACCGGCACCTGGTTCCGCGGGGTGCGTTACGGCGTGCGGCGCGACACCGGGCGGATCGATCTGGACGAGGTCCGCGACCTGGCCCTCGCCGAACGCCCCAAGGTGATCTTCTGCGGCGGTACGGCCGTGCCCCGCACCATCGACTTCGCGGGCTTCGCCGAGATCGCCCGCGAGACCGGGGCCGTGCTGGTCGCCGACATCGCCCACATCGCCGGGCTGGTCGCCGGCGGAGCGCACCCTTCGCCCGCCCCGTACGCGGACGTCGTCTCCACCACCACGCACAAGACGTTGCGCGGGCCGCGCGGCGCGATGCTGCTCAGCACCGCCGAGCACGCGCGCGCCCTCGACCGGGCGGTCTTCCCGGGCCTGCAGGGCGGTCCGCACAACCAGACCACCGCCGCCATCGCGGTCGCGCTCGGTGAGGCCGCCCGCCCGGAATTCTCCGGCTACGCCCACCAGGTGGTCGCGAACGCCCGCCTCCTCGGCGAGGAACTGGCCGGCCGGGGCTTCGACCTGGTCTCCGGCGGCACCGACAACCACCTCCTCCTGATCGACCTCACCAACAAGGACGTGCCGGGCAAGACCGCCGCCAAGGCGCTGGACCGGGCGGGGATCGTGGTGAACCACAACTCCGTGCCGTACGACACCCGCAAGCCCTTCGACCCGTCCGGCATCCGCATCGGCACCCCCGCCCTCACCACGCGCGGCATCCCGGCCTCCGCGATGGCGGACGTGGCGGCCTGGATCGACACCGTGGTCGCCGCGGCGCGCACCGGCGACGAGGCCGTCGTCGCCCGGGTCCGGGCCGAGGTCAAGGAGTTGACGGACGCCCACCCGGCGCCGGGCCTGCCGCTCGCCTGA
- the ku gene encoding non-homologous end joining protein Ku, producing MRSIWNGAISFGLVSIPVKLMNATENHSVSFRQVHLTDGGRIRYRKVCEVDEEEVTSAETGKAYEDADGTLIPITDEDLASLPLPTNKTIEILGFVPSSRIDPLQMESAYYLAANGIPAGKPYTLLREALKRSEKVAVAKFALRGRERLGMLRVTEDVIVMHGLLWPDELRSPEDVVPDAGTKVRDAELDLADALMDTLGGVDLDTLHDDYREAVEELVAAKAAGEPLEPAEETDTGGKVIDLVAALEKSVRAAKESREDTEGAGGREEAGGDGQVADVHPIGRSTRRTPTGKTVSRSAGQDSGKSRPKETGAKKSTGGRSTGGAGAKDGQKPAAHKSTAKKATGKKSPAKKTTGTKTATGTTGKGAAAKKSPAKKATAKKTAAPRSASGGRGSRSSA from the coding sequence ATGAGGTCCATCTGGAACGGCGCGATCTCGTTCGGGCTGGTCAGCATCCCGGTCAAACTGATGAACGCCACCGAGAACCACTCCGTCTCCTTCCGTCAGGTCCACCTCACCGACGGGGGCCGCATCCGCTACCGCAAGGTCTGCGAGGTCGACGAGGAGGAGGTGACCTCCGCCGAGACCGGCAAGGCGTACGAGGACGCGGACGGCACCCTCATCCCGATCACCGACGAGGACCTCGCCTCGCTCCCGCTCCCGACGAACAAGACGATCGAGATCCTCGGCTTCGTCCCGTCCTCGCGGATCGACCCGCTCCAGATGGAGAGCGCCTACTACCTCGCCGCGAACGGGATCCCCGCCGGGAAGCCGTACACCCTGCTGCGCGAGGCGCTGAAGCGCAGCGAGAAGGTCGCGGTCGCCAAGTTCGCGCTGCGGGGGCGCGAGCGGCTCGGGATGCTGCGGGTGACCGAGGACGTCATCGTGATGCACGGGCTCCTCTGGCCGGACGAGCTCAGATCGCCGGAGGACGTCGTGCCGGACGCCGGGACCAAGGTGCGCGACGCCGAACTCGACCTGGCAGACGCGCTGATGGACACCCTCGGCGGGGTGGACCTGGACACCCTCCACGACGACTACCGCGAGGCGGTGGAGGAGCTGGTCGCGGCGAAGGCGGCGGGCGAGCCGCTGGAACCCGCTGAGGAGACGGACACCGGGGGCAAGGTCATCGACCTGGTCGCGGCTCTGGAGAAGAGCGTCCGCGCGGCGAAGGAATCGCGGGAGGACACGGAGGGCGCGGGCGGCCGCGAAGAGGCCGGGGGAGACGGCCAGGTGGCGGACGTCCACCCCATCGGGCGGTCCACGCGCCGCACGCCGACCGGCAAGACGGTGTCCCGCTCGGCCGGCCAGGACTCCGGGAAGTCACGGCCCAAGGAGACCGGGGCGAAGAAGTCCACCGGCGGGAGGTCCACCGGCGGGGCGGGGGCGAAGGACGGGCAGAAGCCGGCGGCGCACAAGTCGACCGCGAAGAAGGCGACCGGGAAGAAGAGCCCCGCGAAGAAGACGACCGGGACGAAGACCGCGACGGGAACCACCGGGAAGGGGGCCGCCGCGAAGAAGAGCCCCGCGAAGAAGGCCACCGCGAAGAAGACCGCGGCGCCCCGGAGCGCTTCGGGCGGGCGGGGTTCACGCTCGTCCGCCTGA
- a CDS encoding PBS lyase, producing the protein MFAGIDEVDWASMEHAYGPADDVPALLAGLASADPVQRERALDGMYGAVHHQGDVYACTLACIPFLFELVADPSVAERGSIVELLTSIGGIELDEDDEEELDEDEIEGAANYAMAAAAVCAGAEVFVGLLADADRGVRLAAPLALATLHADPPRVLALLRKRLPAEPDEEVRLALVEAAGRLALRHDTVAEAAAHWLSRLAMQEYAPGLRLAALAQLARCAPGALPVDIVPRVADLLRALRTAYPPSDPATRAAARAAAEAAPREGAHAPTLIGQLRALQAAEEAGRSAPWAADLLRTLHGALGDRVEDRVALLADQLCSPDEAQRLDAVRMSGGLIRAWRGSYDEVVRLLGELLGEPDLRLRDAAGGLLSEVQRLAAPAADALAARVAVTHNSWVREWQYGQRSLDPALRALANIGDPRALPALGSVLERPGVPRDLGHAVAGLGPAALPLAGALRRKLAGVSAADSSEDGGAAPLLAALASLRADEATPEVLRVLREPFASHLRSSALGALGSFGPGARGAVEEVEALMRRSPAREAVDAADALYSVSGDVDTVLPVLIDALMEEEALAVRAASRVLGRLGARAAVAVPRLRALLDHDEIWVRVDAALALCEISGLSARTWQVLLDGWTRQPYVRVRVADALTRTGVAAAGSGAARTLRAELSSVRRHNARDGAFGFGTSDIAADERLLTLCRQALLGGGGRG; encoded by the coding sequence GTGTTCGCGGGGATCGACGAGGTGGACTGGGCCTCGATGGAGCATGCCTACGGGCCGGCCGACGACGTACCCGCGCTGCTGGCGGGTCTGGCCTCGGCGGACCCGGTGCAACGGGAGCGCGCGCTGGACGGGATGTACGGCGCCGTCCACCACCAGGGCGACGTCTACGCCTGCACGCTCGCGTGCATCCCCTTCCTCTTCGAGCTGGTCGCCGACCCTTCGGTGGCGGAGCGCGGCAGCATCGTCGAACTGCTGACCAGCATCGGCGGCATCGAACTGGACGAGGACGACGAGGAGGAACTCGACGAGGACGAGATCGAGGGTGCCGCCAACTACGCCATGGCCGCCGCGGCCGTCTGCGCCGGAGCCGAGGTCTTCGTCGGACTGCTCGCCGACGCCGACCGCGGTGTGCGGCTCGCGGCCCCGCTGGCGCTCGCCACCCTGCACGCCGATCCGCCGCGCGTTCTGGCACTGCTGCGCAAGCGGCTGCCCGCGGAGCCGGACGAGGAGGTGCGGCTCGCCCTCGTGGAGGCGGCCGGCCGCCTCGCGCTGCGCCACGACACGGTGGCCGAGGCGGCGGCGCACTGGCTGAGCCGGCTCGCGATGCAGGAGTACGCGCCGGGTCTCAGGCTCGCGGCGCTGGCGCAGTTGGCACGGTGCGCGCCCGGCGCGCTGCCCGTCGACATCGTGCCCAGGGTCGCGGACCTGCTGCGGGCGCTGCGCACGGCGTACCCGCCGTCCGACCCGGCCACCCGGGCAGCCGCGAGAGCCGCCGCGGAGGCCGCTCCCCGGGAGGGCGCCCACGCGCCGACGCTGATCGGCCAGTTGCGAGCCCTGCAGGCGGCGGAGGAGGCCGGGCGGAGCGCTCCGTGGGCCGCCGATCTGCTGCGCACCCTGCACGGGGCGCTCGGCGACCGGGTGGAGGACCGGGTGGCGCTCCTCGCCGACCAGTTGTGCAGCCCGGACGAAGCCCAGCGGCTGGACGCCGTCCGGATGAGCGGCGGCCTGATCCGCGCGTGGCGGGGGTCGTACGACGAGGTGGTGCGGCTGCTGGGGGAACTCCTGGGCGAGCCCGATCTCCGGCTCCGCGACGCCGCCGGAGGGCTGCTGTCGGAGGTCCAGCGACTGGCCGCACCGGCCGCGGACGCGCTGGCCGCACGGGTGGCGGTCACCCACAATTCCTGGGTCCGGGAGTGGCAGTACGGGCAGCGCAGCCTCGACCCGGCGTTGCGGGCGCTGGCCAACATCGGCGACCCCCGGGCGCTGCCGGCGCTGGGCTCGGTACTGGAGAGGCCCGGTGTGCCGCGGGATCTCGGGCACGCCGTCGCCGGCCTCGGGCCGGCCGCCCTCCCGCTGGCCGGGGCGTTGCGCCGCAAGCTGGCGGGGGTGAGCGCGGCGGACTCTTCCGAGGACGGCGGAGCGGCGCCGCTGCTGGCGGCCCTCGCCTCGCTGCGGGCGGACGAGGCGACGCCCGAGGTCCTGCGCGTCCTGCGGGAGCCCTTCGCGTCGCACCTGCGGTCGTCGGCACTGGGGGCACTCGGCTCGTTCGGACCCGGGGCCCGGGGCGCGGTCGAGGAGGTGGAGGCGTTGATGCGCCGGTCACCGGCGCGCGAGGCGGTCGACGCGGCGGACGCGCTCTACTCGGTCTCCGGCGATGTCGACACCGTCCTGCCGGTGCTGATCGACGCCCTCATGGAAGAGGAGGCCCTGGCCGTGCGCGCGGCGTCGCGGGTACTGGGGCGGCTCGGCGCCCGTGCCGCGGTGGCCGTGCCCCGGCTGCGGGCGCTGCTGGACCACGACGAAATCTGGGTACGGGTGGACGCGGCGCTCGCACTGTGCGAAATTTCGGGACTGTCCGCGCGGACGTGGCAAGTGCTGCTGGACGGATGGACGCGGCAGCCGTACGTCCGCGTCCGGGTGGCGGACGCTCTGACGCGGACGGGAGTGGCTGCGGCAGGGTCCGGAGCAGCCCGCACCCTGCGTGCCGAGTTGTCCTCCGTGCGCCGTCACAACGCCCGGGACGGCGCATTCGGATTCGGCACCTCCGACATCGCCGCGGACGAACGCCTGCTGACGCTGTGCCGGCAGGCGCTGCTCGGCGGAGGCGGCCGGGGGTGA
- a CDS encoding SH3 domain-containing protein has product MSSPSLRRIGLGVAAGVLAALTAAAPAFAAGPLPQPVDLPHHHVISAADPAPGHGHDHGGPATHGRPSVEPQVKPAQPQAEPAATRVTYRGRVIARPSLLLRDRPTRSSRVVGELPYGTIVDIFCKTRGDSVDGNDRWYLLTNGTWAWGSARYIENIGAAPEWC; this is encoded by the coding sequence ATGTCCTCTCCGTCCCTCCGCCGCATCGGCCTCGGTGTCGCCGCCGGTGTGCTCGCCGCGCTGACGGCCGCCGCACCCGCCTTCGCCGCAGGCCCTCTGCCGCAGCCGGTGGACCTCCCGCACCACCACGTCATCTCCGCCGCCGACCCGGCGCCCGGCCACGGCCACGACCACGGGGGGCCCGCCACCCACGGCAGGCCGTCCGTCGAGCCCCAGGTGAAGCCCGCCCAGCCGCAGGCGGAGCCCGCCGCGACCAGGGTCACGTACCGGGGGCGGGTCATCGCGCGGCCGAGCCTGCTGCTCCGCGACCGCCCGACCCGCAGCAGCCGGGTCGTGGGCGAGCTGCCGTACGGCACGATCGTCGACATCTTCTGCAAGACCCGGGGCGACAGCGTGGACGGCAACGACCGCTGGTACCTGCTGACCAATGGCACCTGGGCCTGGGGCTCGGCGCGCTACATCGAGAACATCGGCGCCGCCCCCGAGTGGTGCTGA
- a CDS encoding TetR/AcrR family transcriptional regulator, protein MEPAVRRGRPRSEAADARITGAAMELLLERGYDALSVEEVAVKAGVAKTTLYRRWPTKDHLVVAVVARMQDEVPVGYRGDVRADLTRYLDAIVEGLDRMRLAGRPATSGDTSAGLVAEVAAAAARHADIGSAVRAMFVRRNALVLQLIEEARDAGELREDVEPEVLFDQLAGALYYRLLITGRPLDTAYVGRLVAGVLRGAAS, encoded by the coding sequence ATGGAACCGGCAGTCCGGCGCGGTCGGCCGCGCAGTGAAGCGGCGGACGCCCGCATCACCGGCGCAGCCATGGAGCTGCTGCTCGAACGCGGTTACGACGCCTTGTCGGTCGAAGAGGTAGCGGTGAAGGCCGGGGTCGCCAAGACCACGCTGTACCGGCGATGGCCCACCAAGGACCACCTCGTCGTCGCCGTCGTGGCGCGGATGCAGGACGAGGTCCCCGTCGGGTACCGGGGTGACGTGCGTGCCGATCTCACGCGCTACCTCGACGCGATCGTCGAGGGCCTCGACCGGATGCGGCTCGCCGGGCGTCCCGCGACGTCCGGGGACACCTCCGCCGGGCTCGTCGCGGAGGTCGCCGCCGCCGCCGCGCGCCACGCGGACATCGGCTCCGCGGTGCGGGCCATGTTCGTCCGGCGCAACGCCTTGGTGCTCCAGCTCATCGAAGAGGCCCGGGATGCCGGGGAGTTGCGCGAGGACGTGGAGCCCGAGGTGCTCTTCGACCAGTTGGCCGGTGCGCTGTACTACCGGCTGCTCATCACCGGTCGCCCCCTCGACACCGCGTATGTCGGCCGACTCGTGGCCGGCGTGCTGCGGGGTGCGGCCTCCTGA
- the ligD gene encoding non-homologous end-joining DNA ligase, translating to MTPITQVEGRRLALSNLDKVVYPATGTTKGEVLHYYAATVAGALLAHLYDRPVSFLRYPDGAEGQHFFSKNPPPGTPAWVRTARVPHRGERDAAQVMVQDLASLMWAANLMVEFHTPQWRADAPAVADRMVFDLDPGAPASVVECCAVAGWLRERLAADGLLAYGKTSGSKGLHLLVPLEPTPSDEVTAYAKKLAVEAEAALPDLVVHRMKRDLRPGKVFVDFSQNAAAKTTATPYTLRARPAPAVSAPVTWEEIEECGTPDDMVFLAGDMAARLERYGDLLGPLINPNRARPLPAARRGRRPGA from the coding sequence ATGACGCCGATCACACAGGTGGAGGGGCGGCGCCTGGCGCTCAGCAATCTGGACAAGGTGGTGTACCCGGCCACCGGTACGACCAAGGGCGAGGTGCTGCACTACTACGCCGCCACGGTCGCGGGCGCCCTGCTCGCCCATCTGTACGACCGCCCGGTCTCCTTCCTGCGGTATCCGGACGGCGCGGAGGGCCAGCACTTCTTCTCCAAGAACCCGCCGCCCGGTACGCCCGCCTGGGTGCGTACGGCGCGCGTCCCGCACCGGGGGGAGCGGGACGCGGCACAGGTCATGGTCCAGGACCTGGCCTCGCTGATGTGGGCGGCCAATCTCATGGTCGAGTTCCACACCCCGCAGTGGCGGGCGGACGCCCCCGCCGTCGCCGACCGGATGGTCTTCGACCTGGACCCGGGTGCCCCGGCGAGCGTGGTCGAGTGCTGCGCGGTCGCCGGGTGGCTGCGCGAGCGGCTGGCGGCGGACGGCCTGCTCGCGTACGGGAAGACCTCCGGTTCCAAGGGCCTGCACCTGCTCGTCCCGCTGGAGCCGACCCCCTCCGACGAGGTGACGGCGTACGCGAAGAAGCTCGCGGTCGAGGCGGAGGCGGCGCTGCCGGACCTGGTCGTCCACCGGATGAAGCGGGATCTGCGCCCGGGGAAGGTGTTCGTCGATTTCAGCCAGAACGCCGCCGCGAAGACCACCGCCACCCCCTACACGCTCCGTGCCCGCCCCGCGCCCGCCGTCTCCGCCCCCGTCACCTGGGAGGAGATCGAGGAGTGCGGCACCCCCGACGACATGGTCTTCCTCGCGGGCGACATGGCCGCACGGCTGGAGCGGTACGGCGATCTGCTCGGGCCGCTCATCAACCCGAACCGGGCCCGTCCACTGCCCGCCGCCCGCCGGGGGCGCCGCCCCGGCGCATGA
- a CDS encoding SRPBCC domain-containing protein, producing the protein MATALPSTPTRTPPVPAAARRRRRRVLLGAGAALVALLGGYTAWSNTHPVRLTASIEIEASSSEVWHVLTGFSAYPQWNPFMTSTEVTSQGGLLEEGATLRTVMHDRTGDTVFTPELLTVEPGRELRWLGKTGPGWIADGEHRFVIDEIGGGRVRLTQSEAFTGVAVPFVEGQLRSDTLPQFRAMNEALARRAEAAARE; encoded by the coding sequence ATGGCCACCGCCTTACCGTCCACGCCCACCCGCACTCCCCCGGTTCCCGCTGCCGCCCGGCGCCGCAGGCGTCGCGTACTCCTCGGGGCCGGGGCGGCGCTCGTCGCCCTGCTCGGCGGATACACGGCGTGGAGCAATACCCACCCCGTGCGGCTGACCGCTTCCATCGAGATCGAGGCGTCGTCCAGCGAGGTCTGGCACGTGCTGACCGGTTTCTCCGCCTATCCGCAGTGGAACCCGTTCATGACCTCGACGGAGGTGACCTCGCAGGGCGGCCTCCTCGAAGAGGGCGCGACCCTGCGCACCGTGATGCACGACAGGACCGGGGACACCGTCTTCACGCCGGAGCTCCTGACCGTCGAACCGGGCCGGGAGCTGCGCTGGCTGGGGAAGACGGGGCCCGGCTGGATCGCGGACGGGGAGCACCGGTTCGTCATCGACGAGATCGGGGGCGGTCGGGTCCGCCTCACGCAGAGCGAGGCGTTCACCGGGGTCGCGGTGCCGTTCGTGGAAGGGCAGTTGAGGTCGGACACGCTGCCGCAGTTCCGTGCGATGAACGAGGCACTGGCGCGGCGGGCCGAGGCAGCGGCGCGCGAGTGA